The following are from one region of the Cryptococcus deuterogattii R265 chromosome 8, complete sequence genome:
- a CDS encoding mitochondrial genome maintenance protein mgm101, with amino-acid sequence MSLLANTVRRAPSSLQLSTRNLSTTSVRLAETAPAASRYVRKTAVPTRAKPTAYSRPATFNSASPVASRARPASASRPVVDEFPEDLPLPSAEPLIDDYAHLSAPSSAKVSPPLSELPNENYEPLPSAPASARVGGKLAGEAPVGLDWSTSFSGLSEKPFAKEAADELLKPLAPEDVEIKPDGLLYLPEIKYRRTLNAAFGPGGWGLAPRGETDVGPRIVSREWGLVCLGRLVSVARGEQEYFDPSGIATATEACKSNALMRCCKDLGIASELWDPAFIRDFKKQHCIEVFVEHAVKKNKKKLWRKKNSDKFEYPWKEL; translated from the exons ATGTCGCTCCTTGCAAACACAGTCCGACGTGCCCCCAGCTCTCTTCAGCTTTCCACTCGCAATctttccaccacctctgTCCGTCTCGCCGAAACTGCTCCCGCTGCATCTCGGTACGTCCGCAAGACAGCTGTACCCACTCGAGCCAAGCCAACCGCCTATTCTCGACCAGCCACCTTTaactctgcttctcccgTTGCTTCTCGCGCTCGGCCTGCCTCTGCATCTCGTCCTGTTGTCGACGAGTTCCCTGAAgatcttcctctgccatctGCAGAGCCTCTTATAGATGATTATGCCCATCTCTCGgccccttcttccgccaAGGTCTCTCCGCCCCTCAGTGAACTGCCCAACGAGAATTATGAGCCTCTCCCTTCAGCGCCAGCTTCTGCTAGGGTAGGGGGCAAGCTCGCTGGTGAAGCACCTGTGGGATTAGATTGGAGTACAAGTTTTTCAGGCTTGAGCGAGAAGCCATTTGCTAAAGAAGCGGCCGATGAACTGTTGAAGCCATTGGCTCCGGAAGACGTGGAAATCAAGCCTG ATGGATTATTATATCTCCCTGAGATCAAGTACAGGCGGACGTTGAATGCAGCATTCGGTCCTGGTGGATGGGGTTTAGCTCCTCGAGGGGAGACGGATGTGGGACCAAGAATCGTCAGTAGGGAGTGGGGTTTGGTGTGTCTCGGTCG ATTAGTGTCTGTGGCCCGAGGCGAACAAGAATACTTTGACCCATCTGGTATTGCAACTGCCACAGAAGCTTGCAAGTCCAATGCCCTCATGCGATGTTGTAAGGATTTGGGTATCGCCAGTGAGCTTTG GGACCCTGCCTTCATTCGTGACTTCAAAAAACAGCATTGTATCGAAGTGTTCGTAGAGCATgcagtgaagaagaacaa gaagaagctttggaggaagaagaacagcgATAAGTTTGAGTATCCTTGGAAGGAACTGTAA
- a CDS encoding YEATS domain-containing protein 4 — MSNERVRGIQVHRPIIYGSHARLLTEAERQLAPAGHTHQWTVFLNSAASPPLKQGEPPDYEDIDYLPGGADDLSYFIRKVTFKLHETRSYPNPAPTESNTEIKLEPGTPAPREESVTPAPTIQQPTSEPATNEPESTQGTPAPPGGDTTEQIKVDVATPTLEVIESSATPAPLSLAAKLPIHAWQYDEIVFSDPPRQFLDILNAHPPTPLPAKSRRPRDQREDYEARKKGKSAARGASVTASARASRAGTVDSGAAGTPAPAQIGIPGEPGSADVPLEFTQEMLKGEHNAMLDARVKIVEQMDRWRERLIALEKELAKAKEDVKATAAM; from the exons ATGTCCAACGAAAGAGTCAGA GGAATACAGGTCCATAGACCGATCATATATGGCTCTCACGCCAGGCTCCTAACCGAGGCTGAGAGACAATTGGCTCCCGCAGGAC ACACCCATCAGTGGACTGTATTTCTCAACTCTGCAGCTTCTCCACCACTGAAGCAAGGGGAACCGCCTGATTATGAGGATATCGACTATCTGCCCGGAGGAGCAGACGACCTGTCATACTTTATCAGAAAAGTGACATTCAAGCTCCATGAAAC CCGCTCTTACCCCAACCCCGCTCCTACAGAAAGCAACACCGAAATCAAGTTAGAACCTGGCACGCCTGCGCCTCGAGAGGAGTCCGTCACTCCCGCTCCAACAATACAGCAACCTACTAGTGAACCTGCCACAAACGAACCGGAATCAACGCAAGGGACACCAGCGCCTCCAGGCGGAGACACAACTGAGCAAATCAAGGTCGATGTTGCTACACCAACCTTGGAGGTTATTGAATCTTCAGCTACCCCAGCTCCTCTCTCACTTGCCGCCAAGCTACCTATTCACGCTTGGCAATACGATGAAATTGTGTTTTCAGACCCTCCTCGCCAATTCCTCGATATCCTCAACGCCCACCCACcaactcctcttcccgcGAAGAGTCGACGGCCAAGAgatcaaagagaagattaTGAGGCTCGGAAAAAGGGCAAGTCTGCGGCGAGGGGTGCAAGTGTAACAGCATCGGCGCGGGCGAGTCGAGCAGGGACAGTGGACTCTGGTGCAGCTGGTACACCAGCTCCGGCGCAGATTGGGATACCAGGAGAGCCTGGGAGTGCGGATGTGCCTTTGGAGTTTACACAGGAGATGCTCAAGGGTGAACATAACGCGATGTTGGATGCGAGAGTCAAAATTGTCGAGCAGATGGATAGGTGGAG AGAACGACTTATCGCtttggaaaaggagctGGCCAAGGCAAAAGAGGACGTCAAGGCCACAGCGGCTATGTAA
- a CDS encoding ubiquinone biosynthesis monooxygenase COQ6: MRPPITISKSGLKNALKVSSRPPISVPANASRNLHLARPAFPSRPVRAFVSKSVHVTFKRNHSHHAPQPTEPIPEIFSENTYDIVIIGGANAGLAFACALLSQPTISKSCRILLVEGSSLDRTRNWPESSEWENRISSLTHENIEWLESIGVWKHITNDRSCPVHEIIVWSNPSPTETPTIHFPPVGRPLARMTENLNLQKALLRRIEETGKGIVDIREKSRVGEMRLGEGGRWVGLRIGDEWVRGSLVVGADGPNSPVRHFSEIESYGHGYNTHAVVATLNHDPDPLYPNTTAFQRFLPTGPIAFLPLSDTSSTLVWSTLPQNAAALKKLSHDALTQMVNAGFTLPEETLNSLYEAMLSAQSEGTPLTAPQIVTLIATLPIPSTASDQPVLPPAITSIHPPSVASFPLRISHATSYLGERTALVGDAAHTIHPLAGQGLNMGLADVKCLAEVLEETRRLGGDLGSLEGTKGYPKERYPLNHLMLSTTDKLHYIFRARNRLVNWVRGTGFDVINELGPIKRILMGGAGSGVGLGGASARTEKEREFGRARAEDGLKPAGGWPMAAANGVESWFALKGVMGMVGSVVGEAARNGLRRAADAVDGKR, encoded by the exons ATGAGGCCTCCTATCACCATTTCCAAGTCCGGCCTCAAAAATGCCCTCAAGGTTTCTTCAAGACCACCCATCTCCGTCCCCGCAAACGCATCTCgaaacctccacctcgctCGACCTGCGTTCCCTTCAAGACCCGTCAGAGCCTTCGTGTCTAAATCGGTTCATGTAACCTTCAAGAGGAATCATTCACATCACGCTCCACAGCCCACCGAACCTATTCCTGAAATTTTCTCCGAAAATACTTATGATATTGTAATAATTGGCGGTGCAAACGCTGGCTTAGCATTTGCCTGTGCTCTCT TGTCTCAACCGACAATCTCCAAGTCTTGTCGGATACTTTTGGTGGAAGGCTCATCTTTGGATCGCACTCGTAACTGGCCCGAATCAAGCGAATGGGAGAACCGAATCAGTAGCTTAACCCATGAAAATATTGAATGGCTCGAGA GCATTGGTGTGTGGAAACACATCACAAACGATAGATCTTGCCCTGTCCATGAAATTATT GTCTGGTCGAACCCTTCCCCTACTGAAACACCCACAATCCACTTCCCTCCCGTCGGACGTCCTTTGGCCCGTATGACAGAAAATCTCAATTTGCAAAAGGCTCTTCTCCGACGTATCGAAGAAACAGGTAAAGGCATCGTCGACATTCGTGAAAAGTCTAGAGTAGGGGAGATGCGACTTGGCGAAGGTGGTCGATGGGTTGGTCTGCGAATCGGTGATGAATGGGTCCGGGGATCCCTGGTAGTTGGAGCAGATGGTCCGAACTCCCCAGTCAGGCATTTCTCGGAGATTGAATCATACGGTCATGGGTACAACACCCATGCTGTGGTCGCTACCCTTAACCACGACCCCGATCCGCTATACCCCAACACTACTGCTTTCCAGCGCTTTCTCCCTACCGGACCCATagccttccttcctctctccgaTACATCATCTACGCTGGTGTGGtccactcttccccaaAACGCTGCTGCTCTCAAGAAACTTTCTCATGATGCCCTCACTCAAATGGTCAATGCTGGGTTTACTCTGCCCGAAGAGACACTTAACAGCTTGTACGAGGCCATGCTGTCTGCTCAGTCTGAAGGAACACCTTTGACAGCACCCCAAATCGTCACTCTCATCGCTAcccttcccattccttctaCAGCCTCCGACCAGCCCGTCCTCCCACCTGCCATCACATCTATCCACCCCCCTTCGGTcgcttccttccctcttcgTATCTCACATGCCACATCCTACCTCGGGGAACGTACCGCTCTTGTGGGCGACGCGGCACATACGATCCACCCTCTGGCTGGGCAAGGGCTAAACATGGGTTTGGCTGACGTCAAGTGCCTAGCAGAAGTCCTCGAAGAGACAAGACGATTGGGAGGTGACTTGGGTAGTCTTGAAGGTACAAAAGGTTATCCTAAAGAACGATATCCTTTAAACCACTTAATGTTGAGTACGACGGACAAGTTACACTATATCTTCCGAGCGAGGAACAGGTTGGTCAATTGGGTGAGAGGTACAGGATTTGATGTAATCAACGAGTTGGGGCCTATCAAGCGGATTTTGATGGGCGGTGCGGGATCCGGAGTTGGACTTGGTGGTGCCTCCGCGAGAACAGAAAAGGAGCGGGAATTTGGACGAGCACGTGCGGAAGATGGGTTAAAGCCGGCTGGAGGATGGCCGATGGCGGCTGCGAACGGCGTTGAAAGCTGGTTCGCCCTCAAAGGAGTGATGGGTATGGTCGGCAGCGTGGTTGGAGAAGCTGCAAGGAACGGACTTAGACGAGCTGCAGATGCTGTGGACGGCAAAAGATAA